The following coding sequences lie in one Anaerolineales bacterium genomic window:
- a CDS encoding MBL fold metallo-hydrolase: MTAEIEFVRTNGGGRIYRIPLVLFPFLKGFAHLVLDGDVAALIDSGSGFMDSNEQLDQAFASISSQFDEKVSWEDLTHVLITHGHIDHFGGLNFVRQRTRAPIGIHHLDAKVLMHYEERVAMMAKRLDQYLIEAGVREAYRQELMNTYLINKDLFTSLMPDFNYFAVGMRVGRLEMLHVPGHCPGQVIIRLDDVLLSGDHILPHITPHQAPERLSLNMGLGHYLDSLERTRTWHPEVKYVLGGHGEQMHDLGRRIDEIEESHRDRLRKIVGELEESKTLAEISSALFPEVEGYDKLLAVEEAGAHVEYLAQLGYVYVDNIDDLETHSIVPLRYRRADGLENPWFPIGRNLKPRVGSSARGEGYFEQFRVGWESSEPSPKE; this comes from the coding sequence ATGACGGCCGAGATCGAATTTGTGCGCACGAACGGCGGAGGTCGGATTTACCGCATCCCCCTCGTGCTGTTCCCTTTTCTAAAAGGCTTCGCCCATCTCGTCCTCGACGGCGATGTGGCGGCCTTGATTGACTCCGGATCGGGTTTCATGGACTCGAACGAGCAATTGGATCAGGCCTTCGCCAGCATAAGCTCGCAGTTCGATGAAAAGGTAAGTTGGGAAGACCTCACCCACGTCCTCATCACCCACGGCCACATCGACCATTTCGGAGGCTTGAACTTCGTGCGTCAGCGTACCCGGGCGCCCATCGGCATCCATCATCTGGACGCCAAGGTGCTCATGCATTACGAGGAGCGGGTGGCCATGATGGCCAAGCGGTTGGATCAATATCTGATCGAGGCGGGTGTACGTGAGGCGTATCGCCAGGAACTTATGAACACCTATCTGATCAATAAGGATTTGTTTACTTCCTTGATGCCGGATTTCAACTACTTCGCCGTCGGCATGCGCGTCGGACGATTGGAAATGCTGCACGTTCCAGGGCATTGTCCGGGGCAAGTCATCATTCGTCTCGACGACGTGCTTCTCTCGGGGGATCACATCTTGCCGCACATCACCCCTCACCAGGCCCCGGAACGTCTGAGTCTGAACATGGGGCTGGGGCATTACCTCGATTCGCTCGAACGAACGCGCACGTGGCATCCCGAGGTGAAGTACGTACTCGGGGGTCATGGAGAGCAGATGCACGATCTGGGGAGACGCATCGACGAAATCGAAGAATCGCACCGGGACCGCCTGCGCAAGATCGTCGGCGAATTAGAAGAGTCGAAGACGCTGGCCGAGATCTCGTCGGCGCTGTTTCCGGAGGTGGAGGGATACGACAAGTTGTTGGCCGTCGAAGAAGCGGGCGCCCACGTAGAGTATCTGGCACAGCTTGGGTACGTGTACGTTGATAACATCGACGATCTCGAAACGCATTCGATCGTGCCTTTGCGGTATCGTCGAGCGGATGGCCTCGAAAATCCGTGGTT